Within Spinacia oleracea cultivar Varoflay chromosome 4, BTI_SOV_V1, whole genome shotgun sequence, the genomic segment AACTTACAGTAAGCGGAACTGCTGCAACAGTGTAAATGGGTAACTTTATGGCTCTCCATATCAAGGTAGCTTGAGATACATCATTCTTTTCCTGGTCACAACTACTGTCAGAATTCTTCTTATAGCACTTGATGGATGCCCTCCGGCATCTTTGagatatattttcttttgatgACTGTTTCACAATCCCAAAAGGGTACCTATCCTCATTAATATCTTTCGAATGAAGATGGGATGCATTTGGACAAGACCTGACAATTGGACgcataatacaaaattcagcaACAAGAGAAAAACACAGGTTCCGTACAAATACTCAATTACCAGTACAAAAGTGTAAATTATTATGGAAAGGGTGCAATTTCTACTTCCTATCCTGCAACTCAGGCCACAAGAAAGTTGTTTATCACCATCTTTCCCAATTCGAACTTTAAGAAACAATCTTCAACACGTGAAATTAACTATCCTATCTCTATAAAATCTTCCATAActacaaaaagaacaaatttCTCTACAATGGAAACTGTATCATATACCTAGTACTCCCTTCGCTACTCTTTGTTCTTCTCATTGTGAATCTGGGAGCAAATTGAGAAAAGAGTATCTAAAGTAGAGATGGTACACTGGAAATACAAAGATTTCACTTTTTGCATGTATTAGTGGTATGTAAAGTTCCAAAAGacaaaaacataaattaaaaatagaAGTGGACCATTCTTTATTGAGAAATGGGAAAACGTTAATGTGAGTGGGTCAATAGTTAATATAATGAAAGGCATTTTGGTGAAATTTGCATGCTAAATATAGAATGATTCACATTGGGAAGATCTTTTGAAATTTCATTTACGGGTAACCGGAATAACTTATAgttacggagggagtatcaaacTACCAAAATCTAATTATTGGTTTAAACTTGAAAATCAagatatagtaactctatcagGTATTTTTTGACCCTTCAGTAGCCTGATAGCAATGCAGACTTTATATGTTATACTCCATTACTCCTAACTTTGCATATTCCCATAACTGCTAACAAATCACCACACATATTGAAGAAAAACTCTACCAAAAATATGGGGAAATGAGCCAACCTCACATTATGATGCATCACTAGAaccaacaccccccccccccctcccctagTAAATGGGGCATATGGAAGAATGGGGATTAATTGGCTTCACATAATTAAGGGGAAAAAAGCAATGAATCCACCTTCAAAACATCCTCCGATTGCAAGAATCCAAACAAAAGAGATTACCAATGCTTCCGGCAAATCTAATCTAGGCGTTGACTTATGTGTAACATACACCAATGATTACGACAATGAATGCATGAACCTTATCGGAAGTTGCATTTCAATCTTTTCAACGGATACGTGAGGGAGTTCTGCGGTAAAAACACCTAATCATATGTGCATAACATAATAAGGTTCCAAAGAAGATATTAGCTATTTTGACACCTTGGCGAATAAATCCTTAATGACCAGTTTGGTATGTGATAATGAAAAGAATTTTTACGCAAATTTGTAAGGAATATCTTATGTCAATGCCCGTGGTAATGCTACTTCACCCCCAAAgtatttctttttcttccttATTTTGCATTATCTTCCTTTACAACTTGAAATATGGTATTAGATGGTAATgggaatttatgaagaaaactTAAGTTTGTGGTTAGATTGTATTTCCATGGACATTCTGATGATAATTTCCTTGCAAAATCGCACTTAAATTCACCTCCATTACAGCCAATTATTTACCACTTACTAAACAGGTTATAAAGATAGCAGAGGACATTGAATCACACCCCATCTTCATTCATTTACATAAATCCTTTAAACCACAATACAAGGTATGAGACGTAAAAACTAAAAACATTTCCAGTTCTACATGTCTTTCCAACCCCTTACACAGCAGGTAAGACAAGAATACTATTATTAAGCAGCATCCCTTAAAAGCATAACAAAAGTTAACGGGAATGTAGAATTTATGTCTCGACTATAAATGACTTTCTCATATAAATGGAAGCATTTTTACATAGTTACACGTGCTACTGGAATAATTTCTTACTTGAGATCCTGTACTTACCTAATTCGTTGGTATGAGACTGGGAACGGTTTAGCAACTTTCTACCTAATCTGTTAACTTAGACAAAAAATGTATCACTTTCATGTTATAATTTGCCTTTTACGATTCCCGATTCGCGAAGGATTAGGAAATTAGGTAGCACTTGGATTCTGTTGTTGGTATAACAAACATCTAAGTAAAGCATAGCAATTGGTCGGGCAATTAAATAGCTCCACCGCAATAAACCTTAGGCAACAACTAATTAACAtagaaatacgaaaacatgcagtTCTGCTATTTCCAATTTATGATATGGATTTGATGACACAATATCAAAATCATGAAGACACAAACACCAACTGCGAATCAGCTAGATTGTTGGACATAGAAAAGCAACTCTTTTTTTCATTCTGGACACTCCCTCCTAGTCTAGCCACCACTGATTGGCAGAAAACACTATAAGAACTAGAATACTCTCAACAAAAGAACACATTCAAAGGATACTCGAATGAGGCGAGCTTGTATACAATAGAATAATAGAACAGGATCACATAGATATTATTGGAATGAAATACAACTACCATGGAAGAAGGGTAACAGTATTACTAGATATAACCTCTTAGACTAAAACAATGACCTCCCTCTAACAAAAAACTTCCACCATATTATTTAGGATGCTTGAGAAAGCACAAAATCTAGGATTTTTGATGAACTTTTAAACGAATAAAATCCCAATCAACTTAGCAACTACAGTAAAAACATATTATAATATGTTCCTCAACCTTTGAACATCGATAAAGGGAAATGACGGAACTTGCCGAACGCCCAAAACAGGAATAACACCACAAATTGTAGCCATTGAATCGCAGCAACTTTTATTGGAAGTTCACAAGCATGACCTACACCCAACAAAAATTACACTTCAAATCAATAATTTCATCAAACGAATTGGACATGCAATGTGCTCAATTTCCTTTTAATAGATATCAGACACATAATTGAAGAACAGATTATGAATTAAGAACAAAATCCCAAAATGGAAACAAGATAAATCGAAaagctaataaaaataatacctGGGCAGAATTAAATTGGGTTCAAAAGCTGAAGAATTAGGATGTGGAGTTCGTGGAAAACTAGTGACAAAATGATATAATTGTGAATTTTGTGCAAGGAAGAGGAAATGGTGATGTCGTCGGGAATATCGCAGTGAGTTATGGGAGATGAATCTTGTGACGGTGGTCAGTGACAGAATATAGGATAGAGGTTTCCGAATCCCGAGTCACAGAGTTGGTGTATTTTAGAGGTGATTAAAATTCACATTGGGCCGGGTTGGGTCGGGCTTTAACGCAAATATTTATGTCCATATTCATAATTTTCGTGCGGGCTGAAACGGCCTTTTTTAAGTTGGGCTCTGGTTTTGGTCTAAAATTGCATATTTATGCTACCTAATCCTGAACTTTTCTGGCCGGATCAGGTCGGGTTAGTTATTCGGGCTATAGATGATCAGGTCTAGTGTATTTTAaccgaaataaattaaattaatgtattttttttaaggtaagGAAAAGATACATTCACAGTTTAGCCTTTACAAGTTTACGGTTAATCTGTCTAAGACATGGATGAATACTTTTTTGTGTACTTATGGAGTACTTGTATGGTATACCTAATTTTTTGATAGTTAGGTACTTAGGTTTAAGGCTTAATAGTTTAGTACTCCGATGATAATTTGGGACTTGAGTTATGCTCGGTTTTTAATGAAATAGTGATTTTTCTTGATTCTAATTATTATTACTTTTTTCTCTAGCGATTTTGTTTCAAGTTAAGTGTGTTTAGTttcacaaaaaatgaaaatatttccACCTTCAAAGTTTGATCAAAGGTTTTTTTCTACGAAACTCCCATTTGTTTCTACTCTTTAGTGATTAATAGATCAGTCAAATTTCTTcactttaataaataaataaaaaatcataatccTCAATATTCTACAAGGAGTTGTATTtatattacttcctccgttccgaaaatatcgcaccatggttgacttttactcctttaaccattactttgacttttaatatctcaaatcgtgtgcaattaaaaattataaaaaattagtatttagaaaatatatatcgatacgaatctaacatgacctcaCATGACAAAAATTTCCTTaggtacgaatcacaaaaaatggccaaagtcgtagtgtgaatagtgtaaaaaacaaatggtgcgatatttccggaacggatgaagtataagATTTCGAAATAGCACAAATCAAGAGATATTTCAcaatagttaattaatagtggaTAAAGGACATCAATGTGCGTGTAACTAAAATTATACTCGACaacatgtacacctagtgtacaagaTTCTTTTGTACAataccattaatttgttgacacatcatcaaacccactaaaaaattagaatgaaagacaataaatatgtcatttcaaccaatagaaaaGCATGGTGTACAAGATACCTTGTACACTAGAATAATTCTATATGCACAACATACACATGTGCACAACATAAGTAATTAAATtttcggatatttcatgaaatacccccgagttttattataattcaccaaacgcccatcaagtttcaacaattcataaaatacccctcacaaatgacttaataccccaagTACCCCTTTATGACGTCATCATCCCTAATTAACTCAATTAACAtctaattaacccacccatttacccatttttcataattaacccattttttttccttttcattttacttttttgCTTCTTCCCGACCCTTCctctccccttccttcttcccttTCTGCCattaccaccaccacctcctaaAGTCGTTGCCTCCTCCACCGACAAAACTCGCCTCCTCTTCGCCCAGATTTGAACCGCAACCCCCTCGCCTTCTTCGCCCAGAAATTTCTGTTACCATCGCCTTCGAAGAATCCGGCGTCGTCTTCTCCATCGGAGGGAGAACGACAACGAGTGTGGCGGCGGCGTTTGAGCAAAGTAAGGCGAGCGAAGGTGAACCATAAGGAGCGAGATCTGACAGGAGGAGGCGCGGAATTTGAGAAGAATACAAAGAGCGGAGGTGCAGCATGAGGAGCGGGATCTGACGGAGGAGGCGCGGCGGAGGAGGCACTGCAAGATCTGAAGGGAGGAGGCACAACGGCGTCGATTGGGAAGATAATGGAGGAGATTTGGAGAGTCGATGATGGTGAGTTGAGAAGGAGGTGGTGGGTTGTAGGGGAGGTGAAAAGGAGACAAAAATGGCAGTGAGCAAGGGGGGCAGCCATGGAAAAAGCTCTCTCTCACCGGAATCCTTGAGGGGGGGTGGGATAATGGAAAAaggaaggggagagagaaaaaataagaaatgggtgggttagtgggtgggttaatgggttaatgggtgggttaatgggGACTTAGGGGGGAAATTAGGGATTAGGGGGGTTAATTAAGGATTAGGTGAATAATTAGATCGTAATTGGTTGATTATGAGGATGATGACGTCATAAAGGGGTActtggggtattaagtcatttgtgaggggtattttatgaattgttgaaacttgatgggcgtttggtgaattatggtaaaactcgggggtatttcatgaaatatccgataAATTTTTTATGCACAACATACTAAAATTATACTCAACAACAtaagtaattaaatttttatatgcACAACATACACATGTGAATTAATAAAATACACCTCTCAGGCTCTCACATTAAAGAAAAAACTCACTGCTTATATGTTAAACATGTTCGATGTTAGGGAATACATCTATAACTAGGTGAATGCATAATAGATGATTTGTACTATTATTATAGCGATGTTAATCACCAAGAATTGCATTTGTACTCTTATTCATTTCTAATATTCTATACTATTTATGCTCTAATTGCTTAATCATGTGTTGCTTCAATACATGGAATGCTTTAATTGCTTATTTATGTATTGCTACAATACATAGAATAATAAGAAGACTTTGAGATAAAATCCTATGAACAATCAACTTGAACCACTTTCTTTCGTTGTCTTCTTCTCATCAAGGCTCTTATCACAGGCTTGATCTTTTCTGAAGTCTTGATAATAATCAAGAACAACAAACGGTAAAAAACCACCATAAGAAATAGTATAGCAAGATTAATCCACTTAGAATAGCTAGTTTCCACCTGCCAGGTATTTTTAAGGATCGTAACACCCGAGATCATACGTGAATGTGTTCTTCCGTTACTAGGAAATTCCAACCCTTGAAATTCATTCTTAAACAACCCTTGAAACGCATACTTGTGGAAGGAGATGTGGTAAAAAGGGTATCGCCAAAAAATGTCTGGCAACTCTTTCGGTAATCGGAAAAATCCTCCGCTTAACATCATGAACCCTTGGACTCCGGCCCCGGTGATGATCCCCATAAGGAAATTGGGTACTATACTTGCTACTATCATCATTAGGCTTTCAACCAACAACATACAAGCGAAAAGAACTAGTATAAAGTATGCAAACTTTTCGTATTCCCTTTGAAGTCCTGGTAAGAAGTATGCGATTGTTCCAGGAATGAAGGCCACTAGAAGCAAGAATGGCACAGCAGATAAAGTATTTCCCACCACAAAGGAAGTTGTACTGTAATGTCCATTTAGCCGTTCTCTCTTAAATACCTGAATTAAAAACAAAGGTTAGAGTCGTTGTTTCAAATCAGAATCATGATTAATTAATCGATATGAAGGAAACATTACACCGTACCTTCATATCTTCGACAAATGAAGGAAATCCACCAATCGTCATAAAAGTCAAGTATGAAGCCACAAACATAAGCAATGACCCTCTAGCCTGAAAACAAACATTGTACAAAAatcttcacattaatttgtGCTAAAGAGACGCGTAATTTTAGTTATAGATATAAATATATAACCAAATAACATGACTTGCTTCTGGATAGATGTGTGGGGCAGAGGGCTCGTGGTACCTCCTGCTCACCCTTCCTCCTCCGCTTTGAGAACCGTGTGAACGGAGAGTGGGCAGAAGGAAACCAAAAAGTGTGACAGTAAAATTGTCTTACTTGAATTGAGCCATAACTATGTCCCATATCATAGAAAAGGGTGCCTAGTCCGAGCCCTAATGTGATGTAGATAGCAAGGCGCAACCAATAGTAACCCCAATCGCGACACATGTTCACAAATGATCTTCTAGTAAGAACTTGGCATTGTGTAAAGAAACTAGCACGCTTTCTTCCTGTCACTAACTTTTCACCTTTCTATCAACATTAAAACAAAGATTAGGATAATTAGTTGTCGCGATTAATAAATCGAGTGTTGTAATTAAAATCGTGTTAATTGAAGTGATCATTTACACGTACCAGTTTGCATATGCCATAAATTACATCTTGAGTTTGTTGGTAGCTCTCGGATGACTTGTATGAGTTCACCAAATTGTTGACAATTTCTTCTCTTGATATCTTAGCGGTTAGGCCTTGCTCTATGTCCTAGAAGAAATAAACCACGAGATTTATCAATATCATAAAGGGGCCGAGAATGGTTAGTCTCTTATCAAAACAATTGTCATCTaacacttaattaattaattaattaattatatgttaGCTAGGTAAAAAATATTTGGCGTGACATATGATTTGATAGTTAAGTAACTATTAGGGCCAGTATTTTACAAGAACATATGGGAAATAAAATAGCTCAAATAAAAGTAGACatttcttttgagatttataTTTACCTCGTCAAAGTCTTTGTTAATCATCTGAAGGAAATGATCTGAAGGGTTTTGCAGAGACGGACATGGAAACCCATTTGATGAGAAAAACTACATGAAATCAAAACGTACATGTGACGTTAAGTTTACATATCCGATCCATTAGAGCAAGATTAACGCTAGTCTGCCTAGCAAAAGTATGAGTAAGAACGAGTCTCAATGAGTATTAAGAAATAGGCGGTGTGACCTAAAAAGTTGATGTGGAAGTCTTAGCTTAGACAAGCGCTAATCGTCGAGACAATATATGTGACATCTAGACGTTAAACGACTAACCTCATTCGCTTCCGCAGCAGGGCCAAAGTAAACAGTTATACCAGCAGATAAAAGACAGAGATTGTCAAATAGCTGAAAAACCTGGCTACTTGGCTGATGAATGGAAGCAATAATCGTCCTCCCTACAATCCTTTCGTTTCCTGCAATTCTACTCATAACATGAAACGAAGCTGCACTATCAAGTCCACTTGTTGGCTCATCAAGGAACAAAAGCTTCGGATGAGTTAATATCTCGACACAAATACTAAGTCTTCTCTTTTGCCCGCCACTTAAACCTTTAACACCCCATCCTCCAACTCTTGTGTTAACTGAATCTTGCAAACCCATCTCTTTTATGCAATCATCTGCTCTTTTTCTCTTCTCTGCTTTCGACATTGATGATGGTAATTGAAGCTCGCTCGAGTAGTGCACGATTTCTTTTACTGTTAAGGTTGTTATTAGTATATCATCTTGTGTCACATAAGCCTGTGTTCATGAACCATGGACATATTAAGTTGACTAACCTTAATTTGGACTTAATTAATTCTGATCTGATCTTAATTACTTATAGTTATAATCAAGGGAAATTAAGGATGATATATGCATACCGAAGTACCATAAG encodes:
- the LOC110802498 gene encoding ABC transporter G family member 1; amino-acid sequence: MESSHHISVLEVESPIQMGNTYTRSCSDFPKFGDDEDGVCLTWQDLCVTVSDREATKNILEDVNGYACPGQVLAIMGPSGCGKSTLLDALAGRLDLNTKQSGQILINGCEQALAYGTSAYVTQDDILITTLTVKEIVHYSSELQLPSSMSKAEKRKRADDCIKEMGLQDSVNTRVGGWGVKGLSGGQKRRLSICVEILTHPKLLFLDEPTSGLDSAASFHVMSRIAGNERIVGRTIIASIHQPSSQVFQLFDNLCLLSAGITVYFGPAAEANEFFSSNGFPCPSLQNPSDHFLQMINKDFDEDIEQGLTAKISREEIVNNLVNSYKSSESYQQTQDVIYGICKLKGEKLVTGRKRASFFTQCQVLTRRSFVNMCRDWGYYWLRLAIYITLGLGLGTLFYDMGHSYGSIQARGSLLMFVASYLTFMTIGGFPSFVEDMKVFKRERLNGHYSTTSFVVGNTLSAVPFLLLVAFIPGTIAYFLPGLQREYEKFAYFILVLFACMLLVESLMMIVASIVPNFLMGIITGAGVQGFMMLSGGFFRLPKELPDIFWRYPFYHISFHKYAFQGLFKNEFQGLEFPSNGRTHSRMISGVTILKNTWQVETSYSKWINLAILFLMVVFYRLLFLIIIKTSEKIKPVIRALMRRRQRKKVVQVDCS